The following nucleotide sequence is from Megalops cyprinoides isolate fMegCyp1 chromosome 19, fMegCyp1.pri, whole genome shotgun sequence.
CTTGGTACTCCCAACCCTGCAGGGAAAAGGAATGCAGATAATAAATATTCTCTTTCTgtagatgttttattttcagtttatcaTTATAGCTGTTATCCATGCAAGTGCTTCACTGAGATTACTGTGAATTCCAGCTGTAACCACACGGTACTGACTGCTTCAACAGCATATAATCACTGTTAAATTTCATGCCATCTTGTGAAAATCCAAAGGATTCAAATACTGCTAACGTAGTGCAGAAAATGGAGAGGATTACCATAGTCTCCTTTAATTTAAGTAAGACCCCAGAAGAGGGAATGTACTTTATCAAGACTTGCACTGGTGGAGTGTGTGGAGATTGTTCTACTGTCTGGATGCTGTCTTTCTATACAGACAtctgctctcgcccttcgctacaaggTGTTACAAGTATGCTGCGGCagcaggtcttgtaaccaaaaggttgccagttgattccctgctggggcactactgctgtacccttggataaagtacttaacccacaatttcctctgTTAAAATCCACCTGTataaaaattgttaaaaaaaagcaatgtaagttgctctggataagaacatatactaaatgccagtaatgcaatgtaatgtaatgtttagtCTGGGCTGAGTCGCTGGGTGATGATGACCGGGTGTCTGTCGCAGCAGAATTTATGCCGCGCTTGTGTCAGACTCGAGGCCGATGGATCGAGATCGCCATCGCGTGGCCGGCATTGGGACTGCACGTGAAGGAAACCCGTTTGTTTACTTCCTGTAAGGTCACGCCACGCGGAGCGGAGCGCGAGGCGACGGGGGTATAGGGTTCGAGCGGACGTGTCACGCGGTGAAGGGCACAGTAACAGCGGGTTTTATTAAAAAGCATGTGCTGCTAACTGAGGCAGCAGGGAATAGCGAGCCACTGCGATGTTACCAGCCGCACTGCGGAAGTGTCGAGCCGGTCCGCTCCGGTGTCTGTCGGGACTGGCGTGTCGCGACAGCGGCGGCCCGGTGCccggggacagggaggaggtgCCCGGACTGCAGGCGGAGGAGGCTTCGctttatgtgcatgtgagtgcagcCAAATACTGCgctttttattgtgtttgcaATTGCACGTCGCTGAACTTGTTCGTAGGATCGCTAACTATATCGCCTGGCTTGATTGGAATGTCTGAAAGAAAATGCGCTAAGATAGCCGTGACTGCGTCAGTCTATTTAATGTAAAACGCGGGGAGTGGAGCTCAACTGTCTTGGTTTTCGCACCGCATATTGGAAGAGGTTTTCTTTAAAAGGCAGAAACGCTACACAAGGCATGCAGTTCGATATGACATACTGCAGGATGTGACTATGTATAGCCGTTCTGTCTGCCGGAAAAAATACCCTATGCAGCAGCTCGAGATCCAGCttccagtgtctctctctctctctcacacacacacacacacacacacacactctttctccccgtctctccttctcacccctgtctctctgtccccagtGGCCGTACTGTCTGAGGCGCTGCTCCTACTGCAACTTCAACAAGTACATCTCCCGCTCTGTCAATCATGTGTCCATGGCCACGTGCCTGCAGCAGGAAACGGAGACGCTGCTGCGACTGAGCCAGGTGTCACGGTGAGCGGCCCCacctggctcctccccctgctgtccTACCCATAATCCTCTGCACAGtgtctttccctttccctcaaCACCGCTAACTCCTACTGATGTTACCTTTCCCTAAACCCCCTGACTCCTACTGATGTTACCTTTCCCTAAACCCCCTGACTCCTACTGATGTTACCTTTCCCTAAACCCCCTGACTCCTACTGATGTTACCTTCCTCTCAAACCTGCTGACTACTACTGATGTTCCCTTCAGCATCACCTCTGTGTTCTTTGGGGGTGGAACCCCCAGCCTGGCTCCTCCCTCCACCGTTGCTGCTGTTCTGGAGACTGTTGCTAGGCACACTGGTCTCCAGGACGACGCAGAGGTCACACTGGAGGTCAACCCCACCCCTGTGGGAGTGGCCAAACTAGCAGAGTTTCACCAAGCTGGAGTTAACCGCTTCTCCATTGGGGTGCAGGTCAGTgagagataaacacacacacacacatatacacacatacgcacacacacacactcatggacacacacatgcacacactcatacacacatttcagtatGTTAAGTAAGGTTTTACTGGTTCATTACATGCATACAGGCATGAGAAGCAGTGGCAAATCTGAGATTTGCCCCAGTGTCCTTCTGGTTGAACAGTCTTCTGGTTGAACAGTTCCTCTCCTGACTGAGTTTCTCAGTcatgcctttctctctttcttttgtagTCTCTGCGTGATGAGGACTTGAGTATATTAGGGAGGGACCAcaattcccagcatgccttgcgcACACTGGAGGAGGCACAGCATCTGTGCCCGGGACGTGTGTCCGTTGATGTCATCTTTGGGCGCCCGGGACAAAGCGTGGAATCCTGGGagcgggagctggaggagctcctATTGGTCTGCGATGATCACGTGTCTCTGTATCAGCTCACCCTGGAGAGAGGCACCCACCTGTTCAAGCAGGTGCAGTCAGGCCAACTGAGCGTGCCCAGTGAAGACATCACAGCTCATATGTATGAGTCAGCCcgggggattctgggaaagcGAGGCTTTCTTCAGTACGAGGTGTCAAACTTCGCGAGACATGTGAGTCCCCACACGCCTGTTCAGCTGGTCC
It contains:
- the rsad1 gene encoding radical S-adenosyl methionine domain-containing protein 1, mitochondrial encodes the protein MLPAALRKCRAGPLRCLSGLACRDSGGPVPGDREEVPGLQAEEASLYVHWPYCLRRCSYCNFNKYISRSVNHVSMATCLQQETETLLRLSQVSRITSVFFGGGTPSLAPPSTVAAVLETVARHTGLQDDAEVTLEVNPTPVGVAKLAEFHQAGVNRFSIGVQSLRDEDLSILGRDHNSQHALRTLEEAQHLCPGRVSVDVIFGRPGQSVESWERELEELLLVCDDHVSLYQLTLERGTHLFKQVQSGQLSVPSEDITAHMYESARGILGKRGFLQYEVSNFARHGAVSSHNLGYWKAGQYLGVGPGAHGRFVPRGEGGVWREARTQTLEPDVWMREVQRWGHGTRRRVELSPAALLEEVLVMGLRLTEGISHQHWRRFSPGLDLEQLLGSAELQELQERGLLILDTRGLRCSWEGLAVLDSLLPPLLLELQTHTHARSEPGELTTGSQ